A genome region from Gossypium hirsutum isolate 1008001.06 chromosome A04, Gossypium_hirsutum_v2.1, whole genome shotgun sequence includes the following:
- the LOC107942979 gene encoding germin-like protein 9-3 has protein sequence MASRISTMKLLSLVLSSFVIVQIALAGDPDILSDFLAPNQNNVDGSFFTYTGMRVLVNQSTFPANFTILKASMVEFPALNGQSVSYAVLQYPASSLNPPHTHPRAAELLFLVDGSLEVGFVDTTNKLFTQSLQAGDMFIFPKGLVHYQYNADPNNPAIAISSFGSANAGTVSLPKTLFATNIDDTILAKSFKTDVSTIQALKAGLA, from the coding sequence ATGGCTTCAAGGATTTCCACCATGAAATTGCTTTCCCTTGTGTTATCTTCATTTGTCATTGTCCAAATAGCCCTGGCTGGTGATCCTGATATTCTTTCTGATTTTTTAGCCCCTAACCAAAACAACGTTGATGGAAGCTTCTTCACGTACACAGGGATGCGAGTCCTCGTCAACCAAAgcaccttccctgcaaatttcacgATCCTGAAAGCTAGCATGGTGGAATTCCCAGCACTAAATGGTCAAAGTGTTTCCTACGCCGTTCTTCAATACCCTGCAAGCTCTCTCAACCCTCCACACACTCATCCTCGTGCAGCCGAGCTGCTTTTCCTCGTTGATGGGAGCCTGGAAGTTGGTTTTGTCGACACAACGAACAAGCTTTTCACTCAGAGTCTACAAGCCGGCGACATGTTTATCTTCCCTAAAGGGTTAGTGCACTATCAGTACAATGCGGATCCCAATAACCCAGCTATCGCGATTTCTTCGTTTGGAAGTGCAAATGCAGGAACCGTATCGCTCCCTAAGACCCTTTTTGCCACCAACATTGACGACACTATATTGGCTAAATCCTTCAAAACCGATGTTTCCACCATTCAAGCTCTCAAGGCTGGTCTTGCATGA